In Populus nigra chromosome 1, ddPopNigr1.1, whole genome shotgun sequence, one genomic interval encodes:
- the LOC133703196 gene encoding homeobox-leucine zipper protein ATHB-7-like, producing the protein MDPGTHPLSSIQKNAYKRRFTDEQIKFLEFMFESESRPESRVKQQLASELGLEPRQVAIWFQNRRARLKTKQIEKEYSILKASYDVLASSFESLKREKQSLIIQLQKLKNRHVKQHGSRNCGNQLRGSRDGRFENKDTGSESKEKPSSPLDGNENEENRPSSDNNSRNTVNMREEIDILNHTEQTDNSSQWWEFWS; encoded by the exons ATGGATCCAGGCACGCACCCTTTATCAAGCATTCAAAAGAATGCATACAAGAGAAGGTTTACTGAtgaacaaatcaagttcctggAATTCATGTTCGAGTCAGAATCAAGACCGGAGTCTCGGGTTAAACAGCAGCTGGCTAGTGAGCTTGGGCTAGAGCCTCGACAGGTTGCTATATGGTTTCAGAACAGGAGAGCTAGACTGAAGACTAAACAGATTGAGAAAGAGTACAGTATACTGAAAGCAAGTTATGATGTTCTAGCCTCTAGCTTTGAGTCCTTGAAAAGAGAGAAGCAGTCATTGATAATCCAG CTGCAGAAACTGAAAAACAGGCATGTAAAGCAACATGGGAGCAGAAATTGTGGAAACCAACTCAGAGGCAGCCGTGATGGCAGATTTGAGAACAAGGATACTGGCTCAGAATCAAAAGAGAAACCCAGCTCTCCATTGGACGGtaatgaaaatgaagaaaacaggCCTTCGAGTGATAATAACAGCAGAAATACAGTGAACATGAGGGAGGAAATTGACATTTTGAACCACACCGAACAAACAGACAACTCATCACAGTGGTGGGAGTTCTGGTCATGA
- the LOC133695669 gene encoding mediator of RNA polymerase II transcription subunit 10b-like translates to MDLSQNTALGTGGSGGNGMLAAPVNDTAAATAVDDPKQNLNQVINSIQKTLGLLHQLYLTVSSFNTASQLPLLQRLNGLVTELDNMVKLSEKCNIQVPMEVLNLIDDGKNPDEFTRDVINSCIAKNQVTKGKTDAFKSLRKHLLEELEQTFPDEVESYREIRAMSAAEAKRLAQAQSSLPNGDVKVKAEL, encoded by the exons ATGGATTTGTCGCAGAATACTGCTCTGGGGACTGGAGGGAGTGGAGGAAATGGAATGTTGGCTGCTCCAGTGAATGACACAGCAGCAGCGACGGCAGTGGATGATCCAAAGCAGAATTTGAACCAAGTTATTAATTCCATCCAGAAGACTCTTGGTTTACTTCACCAGCTTTACCTCACGGTCTCTTCATTCAACACTGCTTCACAGCTTCCTCTTCTCCAACGACT CAATGGTCTTGTTACTGAGCTGGACAATATGGTTAAATTGTCTGAAAAGTGCAACATTCAGGTTCCTATGGAGGTCCTGAA TTTGATTGATGATGGAAAGAATCCAGATGAATTCACAAGGGATGTTATAAACAGCTGCATTGCAAAAAATCAAGTCACTAAAGGCAAAACTGATGCCTTCAAG AGTTTACGCAAGCATCTTCTGGAGGAACTTGAGCAGACTTTTCCAGATGAAGTCGAATCATACAGGGAGATACGTGCAATGTCTGCTGCT GAAGCAAAACGGCTTGCTCAAGCACAAAGCTCATTGCCCAATGGAGACGTGAAGGTTAAAGCCGAGCTTTAA